The Capsicum annuum cultivar Jeju mitochondrion, complete genome genome has a window encoding:
- the orf881 gene encoding hypothetical protein: MVNIFKIITYLQNTVSIHPISSDLGCDMVPKDEPDMDSSNKISFLNKNPFFDLFHLFHDRNRGGYTLHYDFESEERFQEMADLFTLSITEPDLVYHKGFAFSIDSCGLDQKQFLNEARDESKKKSLLVLPPIFYEENESFSRRIRKKWVRISCGNDLEDPKPKIVVFASNNIMEAVTQYRLIRNLIQIQYSTYGYIRNVLNRFFLMNRSDRNFEYGIQRDQIGKDTLNHRTIMKYTINQYLSNLKKSQKKWFEPLILISRTERSMNRDPDAYRYKWSNGSKNFQEHLEQSVSEQKSRFQVVFDRLRINQYSIDWSEVIDKKYLSKLLRFFLSKSPLFLSKLLLFLSYALPFFCVSFGNIPITRSEIYIYELKGPNDQLCNQLLESIGLQVVHFQKLKPFLLDDHDTSQKSKFLINGGTISPFLFNKIPKWMIDSFHTRNNRRKSFDNPDSYFSMIFHDQDNWLNPVKPFHRSSLISSFYKANRLRFLNNPQHFCFYWNTRFPFSVEKARINNSDFTYGQFLNILFIRNKIFSLCVGKKKTCFLGRDTISPIESQVSNIFIPNDFPQSGDETYNLYKSFHFPSRSDPFVRRAIYSIADISGTPLTEGQIVNFERTYCQPLSDMNLSDSEGKNLHQYLNFNSNMGLIHTPCSEKDLSSEKRKKRSLCLKKCVEKGQMYRTFQRDSAFSTLSKWNLFYSKWNLFQTYMPWFLTSTGYKYLNLIFLDTFSDLLPILSSGQKFVSTFPDIMHGSGISWRILQKKLCLPQWNLISEISSKCLHNLLLSEEMIHRNNESPLISTHLRSPNAREFLYSILFLLLVAGYLVRTHLLFVSRASSELETEFEKVKSLMMESSMIELRKLLDRYPPSEPNSFWFKNPFSFYKG, encoded by the coding sequence ATGGTTAATATATTCAAGATAATTACGTATTTACAAAATACCGTCTCAATTCATCCTATTTCATCAGATCTGGGATGTGATATGGTTCCGAAGGATGAACCGGATATGGACAGTTCCAATAAGATTTCATTCTTGAACAAAAATCCATTTTTTGATTTATTTCATCTATTCCATGACCGGAACAGGGGAGGATACACGTTACACTACGATTTTGAATCAGAAGAGAGATTTCAAGAAATGGCAGATCTATTCACTCTATCAATAACCGAGCCGGATCTGGTGTATCATAAGGGATTTGCCTTTTCTATTGATTCCTGCGGATTGGATCAAAAACAATTCTTGAATGAGGCCAGGGATGAATCGAAAAAGAAATCTTTATTGGTTCTACCTCCTATTTTTTATGAAGAGAATGAATCTTTTTCTCGAAGGATCAGAAAAAAATGGGTCCGGATCTCCTGCGGGAATGATTTGGAAGATCCAAAACCAAAAATAGTGGTATTTGCTAGCAACAACATAATGGAGGCAGTCACTCAATATAGATTGATCCGAAATCTGATTCAAATCCAATATAGTACCTATGGGTACATAAGAAATGTATTGAATCGATTCTTTTTAATGAATAGATCTGATCGCAACTTCGAATATGGAATTCAAAGGGATCAAATAGGAAAGGATACTCTGAATCATAGAACTATAATGAAATATACGATCAACCAATATTTATCGAATTTGAAAAAGAGTCAGAAGAAATGGTTCGAGCCTCTTATTTTGATTTCTCGAACCGAGAGATCCATGAATCGGGATCCTGATGCATATAGATACAAATGGTCCAATGGGAGCAAGAATTTCCAGGAACATTTGGAACAGTCCGTTTCGGAGCAGAAGAGCCGTTTTCAAGTAGTGTTCGATCGATTACGTATTAATCAATATTCGATTGATTGGTCTGAGGTTATCGACAAAAAATATTTGTCTAAGCTACTTCGTTTCTTTTTGTCCAAGTCACCTCTTTTTTTGTCCAAGTTGCTTTTATTTTTGTCTTACGCACTTCCTTTTTTCTGTGTGAGTTTCGGAAATATCCCCATTACTAGGTCCGAGATCTACATCTATGAATTGAAAGGTCCGAATGATCAACTCTGCAATCAGTTGTTAGAATCAATAGGTCTTCAAGTTGTTCATTTCCAAAAATTGAAACCCTTCTTATTGGACGATCATGATACTTCCCAAAAATCGAAATTCTTGATCAATGGAGGAACAATATCACCATTTTTGTTCAATAAGATACCAAAGTGGATGATTGACTCATTCCATACTAGAAATAATCGCAGGAAATCCTTTGATAACCCGGATTCCTATTTCTCAATGATATTCCACGATCAAGACAATTGGCTGAATCCCGTGAAACCATTTCATAGAAGTTCATTGATATCTTCTTTTTATAAAGCAAATCGACTTCGATTCTTGAATAATCCCCAGCACTTCTGCTTCTATTGGAACACAAGATTCCCCTTTTCTGTGGAAAAGGCCCGTATCAATAATTCTGATTTTACGTATGGACAATTCCTCAATATCTTGTTCATTCGCAACAAAATATTTTCTTTGTGCGTCGGTAAAAAAAAAACATGCTTTTTGGGGAGAGATACTATTTCACCAATCGAGTCACAGGTATCTAACATATTCATACCTAACGATTTTCCACAAAGTGGTGACGAAACGTATAACTTGTACAAATCTTTCCATTTTCCAAGTCGATCCGATCCATTCGTTCGTAGAGCTATTTACTCGATCGCAGACATTTCTGGAACACCTCTAACAGAGGGGCAAATAGTCAATTTTGAAAGAACTTATTGTCAACCTCTTTCAGATATGAATCTATCTGATTCAGAAGGGAAGAACTTGCATCAGTATCTCAATTTCAATTCAAACATGGGTTTGATTCACACTCCATGTTCTGAGAAAGATTTATCATCCGAAAAGAGGAAAAAACGGAGTCTTTGTCTAAAGAAATGCGTTGAGAAAGGGCAGATGTATAGAACCTTTCAACGAGATAGTGCTTTTTCAACTCTCTCAAAATGGAATCTATTCTACTCAAAATGGAATCTATTCCAAACATATATGCCATGGTTCCTTACTTCGACAGGGTACAAATATCTAAATTTGATATTTTTAGATACTTTTTCAGACCTATTGCCAATACTAAGTAGCGGTCAAAAATTTGTATCCACTTTTCCTGATATTATGCATGGATCAGGTATATCATGGCGAATTCTTCAGAAAAAATTGTGTCTTCCACAATGGAATCTGATAAGTGAGATCTCGAGTAAGTGTTTACATAATCTTCTTCTGTCCGAAGAAATGATTCATCGAAATAATGAGTCACCATTGATATCGACACATCTGAGATCGCCAAATGCTCGGGAGTTCCTCTATTCAATCCTTTTCCTTCTTCTTGTTGCTGGATATCTCGTTCGTACACATCTTCTCTTTGTTTCCCGTGCCTCTAGTGAGTTAGAGACAGAGTTCGAAAAGGTCAAATCTTTGATGATGGAATCATCTATGATTGAGTTGCGAAAACTTCTGGATAGGTATCCTCCATCTGAACCGAATTCTTTCTGGTTCAAGAATCCGTTTTCTTTTTATAAGGGCTAA